The following coding sequences lie in one Impatiens glandulifera unplaced genomic scaffold, dImpGla2.1, whole genome shotgun sequence genomic window:
- the LOC124917481 gene encoding uncharacterized protein LOC124917481 — protein sequence MGRDSALFRLYSQVDFEEIRLNGGRKKKTAKKVASTKAKADGKGKEKITFSEPSQHTEDEEWASERTDTKKTEDDRTVLNEDGSAQSPKDAAPNTNTETTEGGEEVDKETDDEGDNTEREEAEEAEADRITGNLLQSIRRKAESVEELYLEWHEHRFDTPYRQILPGHTDEQCIRRLEEVEDLMMNVTNSNTLQEVQHRTCLLLPKTQLRKLKTKIRKIKEELNKMESVGTLAPRVLARLEKAKGELIQEVERLEAICSRMKVPVYNTPVIERFPVDCPTPPREDTAPIELPKENAAPIESSERADPNLTERSPPPPPEVLVSDVTKEWVEDRIKEFDETTVQPFKVRFGRIVDSALKFTDATKNLLESHQERCSDLGKGLWDVAVQQDKCVQRTTILEDVTSELKKDLDRLERDTDQRLNTMSGDLIGTTLTRVSELEKINGGLVAEDALDAEAGKDKEAPRSSQLTEAEVEAARIQRGEALFPGFADKVATLAAEDAERLEREARRLEGYAKENEKKKKAAASASAPKKRKREATKKEALKKVQIAELLREVSEPVIPSTSEQDDQIEDEVEAQLRSRSTRRRSSEPTGRQQPKKKSIYELTDSD from the exons ATGGGGCGTGATTCGGCTTTGTTCAGACTctactctcaggtggatttcgaggaaatccggttgAATG gtggccgaaagaagaaaacCGCCAAGAAAGTCGCCTCAACCAAAGCAAAGGCCGATGGGAAAGGCAAAGAAAAGATAACTTTCTCAGAACCATCTCAGcacacagaagatgaggagtgggcctctgAGAGAACAGACACCAAAAAGACGgaggatgatagaacggtcCTCAATGAAGACGGCTCGGCCCAGAGTCCTAAGGATGCCGCACCAAACACCAACACTGAAACCACCGAGGGTGGAGAAGAGGTTGATAAAGAAACCGATGATGAAGGCGACAACACagagagggaggaggccgaagaagcagaagCCGATAGGATAACTGGGAACCTCCTTCAAAGCATCAGAAGAAAAGCCGAGTCGGTTGAAGAACTATACCTGgagtggcacgagcaccggtttgATACACCGTATAGAcaaatcctaccgggccacacagaTGAGCAATGCATACGCAGActggaggaagtggaggacctgATGATGAACGTTACGAATTCCAACACACTTCAGGAGGTACAACACCGAACTTGTCTCTTGTTACCGAAAACTCAACTTCGGAAACTAAAGACAAAAatccggaaaattaaggaagagctCAACAAGATGGAATCGGTAGGCACCctagcgccgcgggtgttagcaaggcttgaaaaagccaaaggagAACTAATTCAAGAAGTCGAGCGGCTGGAAGCCATATGCAGCCGAATGAAAGTACCGGTCTATAACACTCCCGTGATCGAAAGGTTTCCGGTCgactgtccaacacctccaagggaggatACGGCACCAATAGAACTTCCAAAAGAAAATGCTGCACCGATAGAGTCCAGTGAAAGAGCCGATCCAAATCTCACCGAGCGATCACCTCCACCTCCGCCGGAGGTTCTCGTTTCAGACGTtactaaagaatgggttgaggaccgcaTTAAAGAGTTCGACGAGACCACGGTTCAGCCGTTCAAAGTTAGATTCGGCAGGATAGTTGATTCGGCCCTAAAATTCACCGACGCCACAAAGAATCTATTGGAAAGCCATCAAGAACGGTGCTCAGACCTCGGCAAAGGTCTGTGGGACGTGGCGGTTCAGCAAGACaaatgtgttcagcgaaccACAATTctggaggatgtgacctccGAGTTAAAGAAAGACCTCGACCGGCTTGAAAGGGATACTGATCAACGGCTGAATACGATGAGTGGGGATCTGATCGGCACGACACTTAcccgggtctccgaactcgaaaAGATAAATGGgggtctcgtggccgaa gatgcgctggatgccgaagcAGGAAAAGATAAAGAGGCTCCGCGCTCATCTCAGCTGACTGAAGCGGAAGTGGAAGCCGCGCGAATTCAAAGAGGAGAGGCCCTGTTCCCAGGGTTTGCTGATAAAGTAGCCACTCTAGCAGCAGAGGATGCTGAACGGTTGGAAAGGGAGGCACGGAGGCTGGAAGGCTATGCAAaggaaaacgagaagaagaagaaggcggccgcctccgcctcAGCGCCGAAAAAGCGGAAGAGGGAAGCTACTAAAAAGGAGGCTCTTAAGAAGGTTCAGATTGCAGAGCTGCTCAGAGAGGTCTCTGAACCAGTCATCCCAAGTACATCGGAGCAGGACGACCAAATCGAAGATGAAGTCGAAGCACAACTACGGTCTCGGTCTACAAGACGACGATCTTCCGAACCGACCGGTAGACAGCAACCAAAGAAGAAGAGCATATATGAACTCACGGACTCTGATTAG